A single region of the Pseudomonas mandelii genome encodes:
- the cueR gene encoding Cu(I)-responsive transcriptional regulator: MNIGQAARHSGLSAKMIRYYESIGLLKAAHRTDSGYRIYGDDDLHTLAFIKRSRDLGFSLEEVGKLLTLWQDRQRASADVKALARQHIDELNQKIRELGQLRDTLQDLVEHCQGDHRPDCPILKNLESGCCASPVRP, encoded by the coding sequence ATGAACATCGGCCAAGCAGCGCGGCACAGCGGCCTGAGCGCGAAGATGATTCGTTATTACGAGTCCATCGGCTTGCTGAAGGCCGCCCACCGCACCGACAGCGGCTACCGCATTTATGGCGACGATGACCTGCACACGCTGGCGTTCATCAAACGCTCCCGGGACTTGGGGTTTTCGCTGGAAGAAGTGGGAAAGTTGCTGACCCTCTGGCAGGACCGCCAACGGGCCAGCGCCGACGTGAAAGCCCTGGCCCGCCAGCACATCGACGAGCTGAACCAGAAGATCCGCGAGTTGGGTCAGTTGCGCGACACCCTGCAGGACCTGGTCGAACACTGTCAGGGCGACCATCGTCCCGATTGTCCGATCCTCAAGAACCTGGAGTCGGGCTGCTGCGCGTCACCCGTTCGCCCCTGA
- a CDS encoding MFS transporter: MNPSTRNAQLIIAARLVSDFGAFLNMVALATYVYLLSNSAMSVGIFLASRVGGGVFASLIGTSFYRRWAGRMPLIAFDLLRAGLLGLLLVLPVAQQALLLPLIAFGLGFGNSMFAIGLNSQLPHLIEGEHLLKTNAWITSASSAAMVGGSLVAGLLVAAFGFETVFALNVVTYLLAALFILPLRFSRPAPDPEPTQPRSEWHALRQGLRSTPVVAAMLAVTMADTLGSAAHNVGFPIISRLLTPESASTTLGLMLAVWACGKLIGARIASRLKGADNAHLERRFFFGVLLMSCGFILMFQQQTLYGLLLFSLPAGLGDGFSEVGLMSRLQREPDSLRLPIFSLLTLLQMTGFGVGMLIAAPFYSWWTPGAVVLLFHGVPLTTLLVVKVLAIRGERVTRSSPTPGS; encoded by the coding sequence GTGAACCCCTCCACCCGCAATGCCCAGCTGATCATCGCGGCCCGTCTGGTCTCGGACTTCGGCGCCTTTCTCAACATGGTCGCCCTGGCCACTTACGTCTACCTGCTCAGCAACAGCGCCATGAGCGTTGGCATTTTCCTCGCCAGCCGGGTGGGCGGAGGGGTTTTCGCCAGCTTGATCGGCACCTCGTTCTATCGCCGCTGGGCCGGGCGCATGCCGCTGATTGCCTTTGATTTGCTGCGCGCAGGGTTGTTGGGCCTGTTGCTGGTGCTGCCGGTCGCCCAGCAAGCGCTGCTTTTACCGTTGATCGCGTTCGGCCTGGGGTTCGGCAACTCAATGTTCGCCATCGGCCTCAACAGCCAGTTGCCGCACCTGATCGAAGGCGAGCACTTGCTCAAGACCAACGCCTGGATCACCTCGGCCTCGTCGGCGGCCATGGTCGGTGGGAGCCTGGTGGCAGGACTGTTGGTGGCGGCCTTCGGCTTTGAAACGGTGTTCGCATTGAACGTGGTCACTTATCTGCTGGCCGCGTTGTTCATCCTGCCGTTGCGGTTTTCCCGACCAGCACCCGATCCCGAACCAACCCAGCCTCGTAGTGAGTGGCACGCTTTGCGCCAAGGCTTGCGCAGTACGCCCGTGGTGGCCGCGATGCTCGCCGTCACCATGGCCGACACCTTGGGCAGCGCGGCGCACAACGTCGGCTTTCCGATCATTTCCCGGCTACTGACGCCCGAGTCGGCCAGCACCACGCTGGGCCTGATGCTGGCCGTCTGGGCGTGCGGAAAGCTGATCGGCGCGCGAATCGCCAGTCGCCTGAAAGGGGCGGACAATGCACACCTGGAGCGGCGATTTTTCTTCGGGGTATTGCTGATGTCCTGCGGTTTTATCCTGATGTTCCAGCAGCAGACCCTCTACGGTTTGCTGTTGTTCTCGTTACCGGCCGGATTGGGTGACGGCTTCTCCGAGGTCGGCCTGATGTCGCGTCTGCAACGTGAACCGGACAGCCTGCGCCTGCCGATCTTCAGCTTGCTGACACTGCTGCAAATGACCGGTTTCGGGGTCGGCATGTTGATCGCCGCGCCGTTCTATTCGTGGTGGACGCCGGGGGCCGTGGTGCTGCTGTTCCACGGCGTTCCCCTGACCACGTTGCTGGTGGTGAAGGTGCTCGCGATCAGGGGCGAACGGGTGACGCGCAGCAGCCCGACTCCAGGTTCTTGA